Proteins from a genomic interval of Chryseobacterium indologenes:
- the rpmD gene encoding 50S ribosomal protein L30, with translation MATIKVKQVRSAIGRTKTQKRTLEALGLKKLHQVVEHEATPSILGMIAAVGHLLEVQK, from the coding sequence ATGGCAACAATTAAAGTAAAGCAAGTAAGAAGCGCTATTGGTAGAACAAAAACCCAAAAGAGAACGCTTGAAGCATTAGGATTAAAAAAACTTCACCAAGTTGTAGAGCACGAAGCTACTCCTTCTATCTTAGGAATGATCGCTGCTGTAGGTCACTTACTTGAAGTTCAAAAATAA
- the rplO gene encoding 50S ribosomal protein L15, with protein MNLNNIQPAAGSTFNSKRIGRGQGTGKGGTSTKGHKGQKARAGYSQKIGFEGGQMPLQRRLPKFGFKNVNRKEFRGVNLDTIQTLIENKSITGDITKEVLVENGIVSKNELVKIMGRGELKSAVSISADKFTKSAEELIAKAGGKAITL; from the coding sequence ATGAATTTAAACAATATACAACCAGCAGCAGGTTCTACTTTCAATTCAAAAAGAATTGGTAGAGGACAAGGTACTGGAAAAGGAGGTACTTCAACAAAAGGACACAAAGGTCAGAAAGCTAGAGCTGGTTATTCTCAGAAAATCGGTTTCGAAGGTGGACAGATGCCTTTGCAAAGAAGATTACCTAAATTCGGTTTCAAAAACGTAAACAGAAAAGAGTTTAGAGGAGTGAACCTTGATACTATCCAGACTTTAATCGAGAACAAATCCATCACAGGAGATATCACGAAAGAAGTTTTAGTAGAAAACGGGATCGTTTCTAAAAACGAATTAGTGAAAATTATGGGTAGAGGAGAATTGAAATCTGCGGTTTCAATTTCTGCTGATAAATTCACGAAATCTGCTGAAGAGCTTATTGCTAAAGCAGGTGGAAAAGCAATTACCTTATAA